Proteins from a genomic interval of Gadus macrocephalus chromosome 2, ASM3116895v1:
- the LOC132472071 gene encoding apolipoprotein L6-like isoform X1 encodes MFLSLDLGFLACRPNRLGQTIVHYRHTREDQDFRLLFLFQDESVSGFVDQFSECHPRMLQFLIEMEGCAVKLDRMKKGSKISSVAGSVVGVLGGLTTLVGLALVPVTGGLSAALPAGLSFGLTMGGLGMGITSGVNYGVTTVTESFVNSAQNESAATSLESFMKDVESIQACLDKVINQRESEFAEGNWDVAKVGKGVLKVVRLGSGVLKISKVFSKGKISSIADKIAKGTLATTKMGVGIGLNFLFIGLDIYSICTDSISLYRGEQTEDSEFIRARAVLLRSEVDCWNRIHDSVGTGKKQFESRENVLQSSFRNQL; translated from the exons ATGTTTTTATCATTGGATCTTGGGTTTTTGGCATGTCGGCCAAATCGATTGGGACAGACAATAGTTCATTACAGACACACTAG GGAGGACCAGGACTTCAGACTGCTGTTCCTATTCCAGGATGAGTCAGTCTCCGGCTTCGTCGACCAGTTCAGCGAATGCCATCCCAGAATGCTCCAGTTCCTCATTGAGATGGAGGGCTGTGCCGTCAAGCTGGACCGGATGAAGAAGGGCTCCAAGATCTCCAGTGTGGCTGGGAGCGTGGTGGGGGTCCTTGGTGGGCTCACGACCCTTGTAGGACTGGCTCTAGTCCCGGTGACTGGGGGGCTGTCAGCGGCGCTGCCAGCTGGGCTGTCTTTTGGTCTGACCATGGGGGGGCTGGGAATGGGGATCACCAGTGGAGTAAACTATGGAGTCACCACAGTAACGGAGTCATTTGTCAACTCTGCACAGAACGAGAGCGCCGCCACAAGCCTCGAGAGCTTCATGAAGGATGTGGAGAGCATCCAGGCGTGCCTGGATAAGGTCATCAACCAGAGGGAAAGTGAATTTGCAGAGGGTAATTGGGATGTAGCTAAAGTCGGGAAAGGGGTTCTTAAGGTTGTACGACTTGGCTCTGGTGTTCTTAAGATTTCTAAAGTTTTTTCGAAGGGAAAAATTTCAAGTATAGCAGATAAAATAGCAAAGGGAACCCTGGCAACGACCAAGATGGGTGTTGGTATTGGGTTGAATTTCCTTTTCATTGGTCTGGACATCTACTCCATCTGCACAGACAGCATCAGTTTGTACAGAGGAGAACAGACTGAAGACTCAGAGTTCATCAGAGCCAGGGCGGTCCTTCTGCGCTCAGAGGTGGACTGTTGGAATAGAATCCATGACTCCGTGGGTACTGGCAAGAAGCAATTTGAGAGTAGGGAAAATGTTCTTCAGAGCTCCTTCAGAAATCAATTATAA
- the LOC132471900 gene encoding uncharacterized protein LOC132471900, translating into MLEEEHIRRPNAVEMLQLYVSDTLDYFDTVTDFCNANSRWMLQREKELELMRDIKERASRLNLGFLQVFKSKEKRKEFGEYLRTKSTGNKSEELEKELATVLKNTREGVEKLTCFLDAVEKLAVTSLQVFTGGEEVVKLSLGFSLESVKDIILAARLVCPRLLHFKRDAEVFFTPSLHNVAIFEAELDKYIRTTENICKTMDASFTVGFGHKRRHQPLFEFAEDLTEEDLQNTLAHVKALSSLRRDQDFRLVFLFQDKSVSGFVNQFSECLPRMLQFLDEMEGCAVQLDRMKKGSKISRVTGSSVGVLGGVMTLAGLALAPVTAGLSLGLTVGGVGLGITSGVNYAVTTVTEIAVNEVQKKRANGGLQCFMEDVERIQACLDEVINQREETLGKDHLDSAKGAAGVVSAVSGIGFSARSIHKARLAARIPGIAEQAAKGTRAVTQMAVGIGLNVLFIGLDIYTICTESISLSRGGQTKASEFIRARAVLLRSEVDCWTRIHDSVDTGMKHFESRENVLQSSFRNQL; encoded by the exons ATGCTAGAAGAAGAACACATACGAAG ACCAAACGCGGTGGAGATGTTGCAGTTGTACGTCTCCGACACTCTGGACTACTTTGACACAGTGACCGACTTCTGTAACGCAAACTCCAGATGGATGCtccagagggagaaagagctgGAGCTGATGAGGGACATCAAGGAGAGGGCCAGCCGACTGAACCTTGGATTCCTCCAGGTGTTCAAATCTAAAGAAAAACGCAAAGAATTCGGGGAATACCTTCGCACCAAGAGTACAGGCAATAAAAGCGAGGAGCTGGAGAAAGAGCTGGCTACTGTGCTGAAGAACACCcgggaaggagtggagaagCTCACCTGCTTCCTGGATGCTGTGGAGAAGCTTGCAGTAACTTCTCTGCAGGTGTTCACGGGCGGAGAAGAGGTGGTGAAGCTGTCTTTGGGGTTCAGCCTGGAGAGTGTGAAGGACATCATCTTAGCTGCCCGGCTGGTCTGTCCTCGCCTCCTGCACTTCAAGAGAGATGCTGAGGTCTTCTTCACGCCCAGCCTCCACAACGTGGCCATCTTTGAGGCTGAGTTGGACAAATACATCCGCACCACTGAGAATATCTGTAAGACGATGGATGCAAG CTTTACTGTCGGCTTCGGGCACAAAAGACGCCACCAGCCTTTGTTTGAGTTTGCGGAGGATCTCACGGAGGAGGACCTGCAGAACACCCTGGCCCACGTCAAAGCCCTCTCCAGTCTCAG GAGGGACCAGGACTTCAGACTAGTGTTCTTATTCCAGGACAAGTCGGTGTCGGGCTTTGTCAACCAGTTCAGCGAGTGTCTTCCCAGAATGCTCCAGTTCCTCGATGAGATGGAGGGCTGTGCGGTGCAGCTAGACAGGATGAAGAAGGGCTCTAAGATCTCCAGGGTGACTGGGAGCTCAGTGGGGGTCCTTGGTGGGGTCATGACCCTTGCAGGTCTGGCTCTAGCCCCGGTGACAGCTGGGCTGTCTTTGGGTCTGACCGTGGGGGGGGTAGGTCTGGGGATCACCAGTGGAGTAAACTATGCAGTCACCACAGTAACGGAGATAGCGGTCAATGAAGTACAGAAGAAGAGAGCCAACGGAGGCCTCCAGTGCTTCATGGAGGATGTGGAGAGAATCCAGGCGTGCCTGGATGAGGTCATCAACCAGAGGGAAGAGACATTGGGAAAGGATCATTTGGATAGTGCTAAAGGAGCTGCAGGAGTGGTTTCTGCAGTTAGTGGAATTGGTTTCAGTGCTCGTTCAATTCATAAAGCTAGATTGGCTGCAAGAATTCCAGGAATAGCAGAGCAAGCAGCAAAGGGAACCCGGGCTGTGACCCAGATGGCTGTTGGTATTGGGTTGAATGTCCTTTTCATTGGTCTGGACATCTACACCATCTGCACAGAAAGCATCAGTTTGTCCAGAGGAGGACAGACTAAAGCCTCCGAGTTCATCAGAGCCAGGGCGGTCCTTCTGCGCTCAGAAGTGGACTGTTGGACAAGAATCCATGACTCCGTGGATACTGGCATGAAGCATTTTGAGAGTAGGGAAAATGTTCTTCAGAGCTCATTCAGAAATCAATTATAA
- the LOC132472071 gene encoding uncharacterized protein LOC132472071 isoform X2 has protein sequence MATQGKTSPALRDEAVRSLQQYVSETLKYIDTVRNFSGGQASGWRLAMNAELDKLKRILELKEKKTMIKDEQQKTLSTALKNTLEGVEKLTCFLEAVEKLAVTSLQVFTGGEEVVKLSLGISLESVEDIISAARLVCPLLLCFRRDAEVFFTPSLHNVAVFAAVLDKYIRTTENICNVMCSAIDFEDERGEPPQVQLAEDLTLDVVQNISSHVDHLISGEHHTRSADGRL, from the exons ATGGCAACCCAGGGAAAAACCTCTCCCGCACTAAG GGATGAAGCAGTAAGGTCTCTGCAGCAGTATGTCTCGGAGACACTTAAATACATTGACACAGTGCGGAACTTCAGCGGTGGGCAGGCGAGTGGCTGGAGGCTGGCGATGAACGCAGAATTAGATAAACTGAAAAGAATACTAGAgcttaaagaaaagaaaacgatGATAAAAGATGAACAGCAGAAGACGCTGAGTACTGCGCTGAAGAACACTCTGGAAGGAGTCGAGAAGCTCACCTGCTTCCTGGAGGCTGTGGAGAAGCTCGCAGTAACTTCTCTGCAGGTGTTCACGGGTGGAGAAGAGGTGGTGAAGCTGTCTCTGGGGATCAGCCTGGAGAGCGTGGAGGACATCATCTCAGCTGCCCGGCTggtctgtcctctcctcctgtgCTTCAGGAGAGATGCTGAGGTCTTCTTCACGCCCAGCCTCCACAACGTGGCCGTCTTTGCGGCTGTGTTGGACAAATACATCCGCACCACTGAGAATATCTGTAATGTGATGTG CTCTGCGATTGACTTTGAGGACGAACGAGGTGAACCACCACAGGTTCAGCTGGCTGAGGATTTAACATTGGATGTCGTGCAAAATATTAGTTCTCACGTAGACCATCTGATATCAGGTGAGCACCACACAAGATCTGCAGATGGAAGATTATGA
- the LOC132471842 gene encoding uncharacterized protein LOC132471842: MLEEDHIQRLNAEEMLQSYVSDTLDYFDTVTSFCNENSKWRLERETELKLMRDIKERASRLNRGFLQVFKSTEKVKAFWEYLRTKSSGSKREELEKELATVLKNTLERVKKLTYFLDAVEKLAVTSLQVFTGGEEVVKLSLGISLESVKDIISAARLVCPLLLHFKRDAEVFFTPSLHNVAVFAAELDKYIRTTKIICKTIDASFTVGFGHKRRRQPLVEFAEDLTEEDLQNTLAHVKALSSLRRDQDFRLVFLFQEKPVSGFVDQFSECRPRMLQFLDEMEGCAVQLDRMSMGSKISTVAGSSVGAVGGILAIVGLALAPVTAGVSLGLTMGGLGLGVTSGVNSVVTTVTEIAVNKAQQERANEGFQSFMEDVERIQVCLDEVTNQREEVVGEDYGHAFEGGAKVVRNVGKIGQGIYDLVDGLDDVGMAVARGPAALSKAARAGFIGLNAVFLGLDIFLICKDSISLAKGDKSAISQFIRARAALLRSMLDAWQTMRKALRCGLLESKRGRSLLEQPFCSLISASLSYTQCFIAFEEQRSTQMNKETRKVYLKSIIVVMFVGCFCFFLLWKKTLIL, encoded by the exons ATGCTAGAAGAAGACCACATACAAAG ACTAAACGCGGAGGAGATGTTGCAGTCGTACGTCTCCGACACTCTGGACTACTTTGACACAGTGACCTCATTCTGTAACGAAAACTCCAAATGGAGGctcgagagggagacagagctgAAGCTGATGAGGGACATCAAGGAGAGGGCCAGTCGACTGAACCGTGGGTTCCTCCAGGTGTTCAAGTCTACAGAAAAAGTCAAAGCCTTCTGGGAATACCTTCGCACCAAGAGTTCAGGCTCTAAACGCGAGGAGCTGGAGAAAGAGCTCGCTACTGTGCTGAAGAACACTCTGGAAAGAGTGAAGAAGCTCACCTACTTCCTGGATGCTGTGGAGAAGCTCGCAGTAACTTCTCTGCAGGTGTTCACGGGCGGAGAAGAGGTGGTGAAGCTGTCTCTGGGGATCAGCCTGGAGAGCGTGAAGGACATCATCTCAGCTGCCCGGCTggtctgtcctctcctcctgcacTTCAAGAGAGATGCTGAGGTCTTCTTCACGCCCAGCCTCCACAACGTGGCCGTCTTTGCGGCTGAGTTGGACAAATACATCCGCACCACTAAGATTATCTGTAAAACGATTGACGCAAG CTTTACTGTCGGCTTCGGGCACAAAAGACGCCGCCAGCCTTTGGTTGAGTTTGCAGAGGATCTCACGGAGGAGGACCTGCAGAACACCCTGGCCCACGTCAAAGCCCTCTCCAGTCTCAG GAGGGACCAGGACTTCAGACTGGTGTTCTTATTCCAGGAGAAGCCAGTCTCCGGCTTCGTCGACCAGTTCAGCGAGTGTCGTCCCAGAATGCTCCAGTTCCTCGATGAGATGGAGGGCTGTGCGGTCCAGCTGGACCGGATGAGCATGGGCTCCAAGATCTCCACGGTGGCTGGGAGCTCAGTGGGGGCCGTGGGGGGGATTCTGGCCATCGTGGGTCTGGCTCTAGCCCCGGTGACAGCTGGGGTGTCCCTGGGTCTGACCATGGGGGGGCTGGGTCTGGGGGTCACCAGTGGTGTAAACAGTGTAGTCACCACAGTAACGGAGATAGCGGTCAAtaaagcccagcaggagagagccaACGAAGGCTTCCAGAGCTTCATGGAGGATGTGGAGAGAATCCAGGTGTGCCTGGATGAGGTGACCAATCAGAGGGAAGAGGTAGTAGGGGAGGATTATGGTCATGCGTTTGAGGGAGGAGCCAAGGTTGTCAGAAATGTAGGTAAAATAGGCCAAGGCATATATGACCTTGTGGACGGCCTTGATGACGTAGGGATGGCGGTAGCCCGTGGGCCAGCCGCCCTCTCCAAGGCCGCCAGGGCTGGGTTCATCGGCCTCAACGCTGTGTTCCTCGGTTTAGACATCTTCCTCATCTGCAAGGACAGCATCAGTTTAGCCAAAGGGGACAAGAGCGCCATCTCCCAGTTCATCAGGGCCAGGGCTGCCCTCCTGCGCTCGATGCTCGACGCGTGGCAGACGATGCGCAAGGCCCTGCGCTGTGGGCTGCTGGAGTCCAAACGGGGCCGCAGTTTACTGGAGCAGCCTTTCTGCAGTCTGATCAGTGCCTCTTTAAGTTACACCCAGTGCTTCATAGCCTTTGAGGAACAAAGAAGTACACAGATGAACAAGGAAACAAGGAAAGTTTATCTCAAGTCCATCATAGTTGTGATGTTTGTgggttgcttttgttttttccttttgtGGAAAAAAACCCTGATTCTGTAA